The genomic DNA TCCGAATTGCTTGCACGGTGTCCAGTATTTTTACAATGATTTTTCTAGATTGGTATTAACAGTGAGTAAACTCAAAGTCTGTTCAGGTTATCACGTGAAATTGTGTGTATGTTATgtacaaaaccaaaccaaaacaaaaaaaacccctcacaaACTTGTAACGAAGTGAGGATTTTCATGCCCTACCATTCCTCTCTAGCCTGTTTACAGTTTGTGCAAAATGTGAGCAATGCAACAAGTATATTCTGCTGTATGAATCAAACTCTGGCTTGTCAGACGAGTTCCTTTAAAACTTGTTCCACTTCTCAGGTACATTTGCTGTTAGGACTTCTCAGTATGTATGTACACTGAAACTCTGAAAGTATGCAAACAAGGAAGTCATGGTGTGTTCTTTCAGTTTGCACTCCTACCTTATCTTTCCATCAAACTTATCTCGGTTGAGATTGCCTATAAGAAATGCCCACAGGTTTTAGGTTGGTCTGCCATGAAAACACATGCCAGCAATGTATTTGTATCAATGTTAATCTGAAGTTTAGCTTTATTTTTATCAGCaccttgtaaaaaaaaaaaaaaaaaaaagcgtgaTGAATGTTCACACTGAGTTAATAATTATCTGCCTTCTGCTGTAGTTGAAGCTTCTCTGTGCCACCTAAGCTTAGCAGAAAGGGCAGTGGTTAATCGTGTAACTCTAAAGTAATGGCAGCTGTGCAATGTAATGTGGAGTGGGGCAACAGATGGACATGTGGTGTGACAGAGAGGCTTTTTACTGGCTGCATTAATGATTTAGTGTCCCCGAAGCTCAGCTGACGTGCCTGAAAAGACCCAGTTTCACCCTGAGAGCCGATAGTTTCACCGGAAGCTTCCTGGCTCAGCAGACAGGAATGAGCCACTCTTGTTTTGATGTTTTGCTTGACCACTCCCTGAAAGCTTCTGAGCATGCTCTGAGTGTTTAGGCAAAGGGTGTGTTTTTCAATCCTCAGTGCTGTATGCCTGATTATTTACATAATGGAAGATTGTGGTCTACTGGGAATACCTTATAATTTTCCTGGTAATACAGAGGGAGGACTTGGATTTTCTGATGGTTGTTGTCAGCCTagaatgattattttaataattcaTTCATCATTTGGTccatattttagtgtttaaaatgtctaatttaaaaaaactgagTGAAAATCTTCAATTGATTTTTAGACACGCTCAGGTCTATTAAACAACGGTCAAAAAACAAATTAGGTTTGGAGTATATTTCCTTTTGAAGATGAGGAACCTGGCCTCTCTTCACCTATTCCTGCCATGTTCGTGGAGTGTTAAAACTGGGtttattaaaacacaattttcaaaGCAGCTTAAGTAGAGCActattgtaaaaaaaatctgtgtaaGTGtgtagggtttttttcttcttctttaatcTGCTTTTTGTGTTCAGCAAACGGTTGGTACAAACTTTCTACTCACTTCACTCATGTTTCAGACTTTTCAGACAGGTTAGACTACACAGCAACATAGAGTATTTTTAACCCAAAACGTTCCTATCCTGCAGGTcctattgtttgtgtgtgtgtgtgatcaagAAGCacttggtttttaaaaaatatttatttatttatttatttatgtaaccGTTACGAGGTCTGTGTGTGTCCAGGTGAATGGTGGGGACACTGATTATAGGTTTGTTGTCATTAAGCTTATTGTATTTTATACACTGGCTTATTTTAATATGTATtgtatatatgttttttgttttgtttaaatgaCATTTGCATTGCAAGAGTGCGTGGCCCGTATGCAGccatacacacatgcagcataTAGATAAAGGTATTGGGCCACCTGCATATTACACATACAGGAACTGCTtagccatggaaacccatgctgtgaagctcctggtgcacattttttgtgctgatgttaatgctaGAGGAGGTTTGGATTGCTGGTGACTCAGTAACTGCTTCCACGCTGTAGTAATACCACTTAGCTGATCATGGAACCAGGGGCGCCTCCAAAATTTTTTCATCGGTGTGGCAATATGGGGGCCACTAAAAATATTCAGGTGGCACACCAAAAACAGAATGTCCAGTTTTATTATGCTGTGGTCAAATATAGGTTACatgaaaaatattgcaaaaaagagaaagaaaataaaaatatgtgtaGTTAATTTCCTGCTGTTAAAGTTGATAAGactgaaaaatatgaaaaccaAACAAGATTTTGAAACCATAATAATTTCCCAATCATCGCTTTAATGACTATATTCCTTTTGGGTACAAGCCGGTTTGCTTAAAGGAAGTGAGTATTTTGGACTTGACACTTGATGCTGAGTGTTCtatttaattacatgttttattttaatctgtGTGTCTAGGTGTAAGTGGATATACGGTCACTACTTCAAACGCAAATGTACAAGTGGAAGAGAACAAAGGTGAGTcttaaaacaaaattttaaataccataccacctttatttataaagcactttaaaataaacCAGGGTTCACAAAGCGCTTATACAAATAgcataaacagaaaatacaatcaaacatgttaaaaatggagaattaaaaaaaaacaaaaaaacatgtgaaTGATTACCCAGGAAATTGCAAAGTGTCTATGATGTGTCTGCTGAAATCACAGGTTCAGAAGTTTTCAAcatgaagtgatataataagacaAAACTGCATTTAAATAATAGACTGCATAAATATGCAGGCTAATGGTGTCACCATACACATTTCCCTTTCTTTCCAGGTGTGGATTTGACATGCGCACATTCAGGAGACTTTGGTTCAAATGTTTTACTTAGATGGAAATTTAAGGACCGAAAAGGCTCTCAGGTGTTTGTGGTTCACGATGGGAAACCAACAGGTAAGTCTGACAtttgagttttttgttttaatttacaaATCTTTCtttaactaaaaacaaacacatgatgcacatgaaataaaaccGCAATTTTCCAAAAATTCTATTTTGATGTCACTGTTCACAAAATTCAGtgactgtaacaaaaaaaaaaaaaaaaaaaaatcatcaatatCAGTCATGGTGATCGCATTAGTGCCTGTCATTGTCCGTTTTATTTGACAGATGCatatttagattaaaaaaaataaataaaaccttttCTGTGACCAACCAGATAACCTGTCCTGAAACCCATCTGCTGGATGTGGTGTCTGAATACTTCCATGCTGGTTACCTAATTCTGCGTTTCTTCCACAGCTCCGTATGCTAACCGTTTGACTGTGTATGGTGGTAGCAATCTGAGATTCACCACAGTCACTCGTAAAGATACTGGAGTGTACACCTGTGAGATAACCAGCGGCGACAAAACCCAAGTTGGGGAAACCAATGTGAATCTGACTGTTCTGGGTAAGACTATGTATCACATTTACTTGCTGTAATGGAGACAGTATGTTGCCATTTATTAGTGGtccagataaaaacaaaacattttgccCTACAGTGCCTCCATCTGTGCCATATTGTATTGTCCCCTCATCGGTAACAACGGGCAGGACAGCCACCATGTATTGCTCTGATGAAAGCGCTTCACCCCCTCCCACATACAAGTGGTACAAAAACAACGTTCTTCTGCCTGATAACCCTAGTAACGTTGCTGGCTTCAAAAACGCCACCTACAGGTTGAATCCAAAAACTGGCGTACTGGTAAGCTACAGCTTGTTACCTTGTGTAATCTTTACTTTAACAGCCAATGCACCATATCAGTCAAAGGTTAAAACAATGCCCTCTGTGTCTGCAGGAGTTTCCTGCTGCAGCTAAGACGGATACAGCTGACTACTACTGTGAGTCTGTCAATAGCGCTGGCCCTGCTCAGAGATGTAGAGCTATGAAGATGGAAGTTCGTAAGTGTCCTTCACACTTCAACTCCAAAAACCTGCTTTTGGCTGAACTGTTTCTTGCTTACCTCACAAAGAAAGTGTACTGGTTTGCCCTACCATGTTTCCCTGTGTTTTCTTCAAGGCGACCTAAACGCAGGAGGAATTGCTGCTGGTGTAATTATAGCTCTGCTGCTGGTGGCCCTACTGATATTTGCCATTTGGTTTGCCAAAAAGAAAGGATATCTGCCTGGTTAGTTTTCCACATTATATTCAAATCAGACTTTTACCATCCTCATTGTTCTGACGATGATCAGTGAAAAGTTAGTTTGTCTATTCAGGCAGGCAAAGGTCTAAAAAGTGTATCTGTAAGAAGTACTCTGTGCTGATGTTGTTTCCTTTCTTCCTAttacagcaaagaaagaaaggtaAGTGGATATTTCTATGCATTTAAATGTTACTTAACATTATTGCCTTTGGTTTAATAATGTAAAAATGATAGCGATGTATATTTGGTGATGTCAAtactgggtttttttcccctcatttatCTTGCAGCAGTTCAAAGATGAACGCGTCTTACCACCCACCTCCTAGTGGTGATGATGTAAGTACAACGTTGTCTTTTATTCCACTAGCGGATTCATTGTTATAATAAGTCCTTTTAGCTCTCGTTATAATGAAGTGTGCTTGGTATGTTTGAACTTTGAAATTGCcagaaaattaattttttttttgaaattggAGTGTTACTTGAACCTTCTGAGAGAAACTAAATATCAGTTTGCTTTATCGAAGGTTAAATTTTACatctggtatttttttttttcttgtttttttttttttttgtgcaactAGTCGGCATAAAAACAGTAACTCATGTGTCACATGTGACACACTTTGCATACAGGGCTAAAACATGATATCTGTGCAATAACGGATGAAGCTGACAGAGCTTTGTTCTGATTGTGTCGTTTGATATGCTTGTTTCTCAGGCGGATTTCACACAGAAGTCATCATTTGTGGTATAGTGTACGAGCAGCAGTGGCTACAGCAAGCGCTCTGAGCGAGATGTCTTTTAAGTGTGTGGTTTTCCAGGAGTTTGAAAGTTTGTACAATGCAGTTTTTATAGACCATtgcaatatatattttttttaacctgagcCAGCTACAGTAGTCTGTCAAACGCATCAACATGTGAGGTTCATGCAGCAATACCACAGGAAAGAAATAGAAAACTAATGAACCCCGTACTGTATCTATCTTTACTGAAATGAACTGTGGCCACTAGTGACCTATTTTCAGCAGAGACCAATTTTCTGCTCATCACTGATGTGTGCGTTTCTGTGTGCTTTTTATCTTCTGTCTTCTGTTAGAACAAGATTTTAAAGATATGCGCTTACTTATGAAAACAAGATTAATTAGAGTACAGAGACCCTTACACCACccccaccaccagcagcagtaaatgaaaataaatatatttattatctTTACATTGAGGACAGACGTATATTGCTGCATTTATTACATTTGCTGTCCCATCACATTCATTTCCGCTAGCACAACTCTCTTATCGGTCTTTGTGGGTTAGCTGAAATGAGCCTGAATATCACGGCCACGTTTTTaaaggggttttattttttgtttttcctgctttagtttttttttttcttctttttccaacCACAGATCTGATGTTATGTACATGATaagtttttttctgtctctttctttgtaaataaaactaattttaaaATTTGGATAGCTTCTTGGGATTAAATGGTCACTCTTATACCCCTTTCACTGCAGGAAAATGGTTCAATACTGTTCCCAAATCTTGGAACTTTGCTGCCGTCTGTAGCGTTTTCGCCTGCTTAAGCCAGAATGACTGTGATGATTTGGTGCAGTACTATTGCAGGCTTTACATCTTTCTATCCAAAGATGAAATGTCCTCTAGTTTTGCTCATCTGAAGTGAAGAAAAGAGCAATCGTTTACCATTAGATCCTTGGAGGATAATTTACTAGATACTAACCAACTTCCTGTGTTGTAGACCATACAGACCTCTTCTCTGACTTGACTTAACATGAATCGTACTCCTCTGAATCTACATGTATTTAATGAATTTGAAGAAAAGACTCGATCAGCGTTAAGCCACACAGCCTGAAGAACTTCTGTGTAGTGTATGTCAAAACAGAACAATATTAGTGTGATCTGTTGGACACGATCACACTTCAGTTTATTTTAGAGGGTATGTGTCTGCGTCTGTGTGCATTTGGCAACTAAAGTCATGAACTGCTACATTCCTTGTGATGTTTATGAAGCAATGctgttggtgtgtgtttgtttaaaaaaaaaaaaatgcctttcCTGCTTAGTAAAAAGGCTTCCACGTATTTGGCATAGAGCCTGTTTAGGAAGGGTGAGACTTAATACTGAGAGTGCGCAACCCTGCAGCAGTATTAGCAGTAAGCTAGCACACCCACCAATTTCATCATGATTCACACTGGAAAAACTTAATAtccattttattccaacaaGGGACCGACTGTCAGGTCCCAAGCAGTTTATTTTTGGCCAGAATGCTCCGAAGGCTTCAAGATTAGGTGTACAGCCAGTACTGAACCGGTTTCCTGTTAGTGGAAAAGGGGTAAAAGTTTACTTTGTGAATAGGATTCATGGAGAAGGTTTGTATGAAGTCAGTGCCTTGGATCTACTTGCTTCCGACCACATTCAGTTTTCACACAGgatattttaatgaaatgctgTATACCTCTGGACGCTAACATTTAGATAGCGGTGTGATGAGATCCGAGCACATGATGGTGTTCAATATTTAAGTGGATgttgtttttccctttttgtataAGTGTATACTTTTTCTGTGTGCctatttataataaactctttTAAAATAGGTCTACATTTGTCTCGGAAGGGTAATATTTAGCTTTTGTGTCATCTACAGCCTGACTGCTTGACTAAACAACTCTCACTGACCCTATAAATACTgctctttttaaaaagttagtTGTATTTGCTAATACATGCTGATCCAATAAAGTTAAAGCACATGTACATCAGCACATTCCTTATAAGCCTATTGCCACATGTTAGATTTTTTGTCTACCATGTATAGACTAAAATGGCAGTGGAAcagcacttttatttttgaaactGGGGAAAGTTCATTATACCCttctcaaaaaataaataaaggaacacTTTATATCATATGTGTGGGGAAAAATCATGCTGGATTTCTATTTTAATATAGATTGGGTAATGTGTTAAGAATGAAAGGATCAACCTACagagggctgaattcaaagatacTCTTAAAATTAAAAGTTGTAATATTATGTGGCAGGCTAGTACATTTTACTGAAATTTCACTGTAGCAACTTAAAATTGTACTCCGTAACCCCCAGCATTGTTGTggaccaggaggaacccaggatcAGCTGAACCAACGTAGGGTCTGACAGTGGGTCCACAGATTTCAACCTGATACTTACTGGTAATCGTTGCCTAACCTGTAGCGGCCTTTGCTTCCATCCATGGACATGCCTCTCAAGACCATCGCTGACCTACCACAAAACTGGTCATGCTGAGCAATGGTGCAGGCAACACAGCATTTTCCACAGCTTCTATAGACCCTTTCATGTCTGTCACCGTTTCTCTTGTGTGAAAAGCACAAGGCGTAAGTGTTGTACCTTCATtttctggtattctatggcaaaCGCCAATCAGGCTCCACGGTGCACAGCAGTGAGCACAGGGCCACCTAGAGGACATGGGACTGATTAAGAACCCTCTCTGCTACTTCCCTGACCATATAGTGCAAGTTTAATTGATTTAGTCCAACACTCTGATTAAGAAGTGTTCCTTTTGGTTTTTGAGGAGTGTACATCCACCAAGCAACAATCCAAAGCACATGCTGCCCGTCAGCTTTGAGTACGAAGTAAGGAATCCAGGTAATCgtaaaacatttttatcattttgagGTTTTAACTATCGTTTCAATTCATAACTATTGGGATGTATGAAATAATGTACCTACTGCTAAGTACTTCTGACGGACATGATGGGCAGTGGACTGAATAAGAAGTAAACGTTTTTGTCCACTGAGCTGTATGAGACATGACAccctttatttttaatacatgGCCACACGCGCACAAATATGTAATCATAGTCATGCAGACGAGTTTAAAAATTAATGCCTGCATCTTCGTTTCAAACACGATGGGGTACTAATTATTATCATGATTATCTATTTTTATTGCAGTTCTTTGCTCTATTTTCTCCTTTAACAGTGTACCTCACACACAGCTGAAATGCTACAGCTGTCAATATGAAGGAAAATAAAGCTACCATTTAAAAAGTGCTATTGTCtacacaaatacattttaaaatgacaaaaatcatTCACTTAACTGCAGGAGGAATTCACTGATCGCCGCGATCCCGTAAGAGTTAGAAATATCTAAATTTCACATGGTAATCTAGGGCAAATTGAGCGGGTTACTGTGGCAACTGATGGTGCTCGGATCTCCTTTGCCGTGCACTGCGCATGCGGGTAGTGTCGACACAGACTTTCGCAGACAGGAAGTGTGACCAACTTTTTCCACCATCCAGCCCTACCTCGGGTCTTTACATCACCCTTCCTcaagtaatctaattactttcaTCGCACACGTATGTAAGCAGAGGAGTGTGCTTTACTTTTAGTTTCACCCTGGTTCCGTTTATAACCCGCACAGCTTTCCTGTCCTCTCACAAACAAGCGTATACCCCTTTAACTGAGAGAGAGGGGCCGCGCAGTCAGACCTGCGACCGTTTACAGGCTCAGCCTTCCCCTCACTCCGGGATCCATTCATAAATAAGACGTCGTTTCGGCGAGGAAAGTCTGACTTTCTCACTCGAGGGGACCGGATGCGAACAGCGAGCGGGAGTCAGACACTTTCGCCTCCGCGCTCGGCGACTGTGGATCGGGGGCACGGCTGACAGCGCAGAAGTGACTTTCCATGGCTGAGCCCCCTGCTGTTGAGTTCATGTGCGAGCCCGTCAGGAGGCAGCTTGACAAGCTCCGTGCGTTTAGACCAAGTCTCACCATGCTCGCTTCCCCGCACTGTTTCGTGATTTCTACGCGCTTCCTCTTCAGCCGGGGCAGCCTGCTTTAAATAGCTCGCctcttcctttcttcttctggtTTACTCTCTACACACATCggtctatctatatctatacaCATCTATTACTTCCAACAAATGACAGTACATCGGAGGAGGGGTGGACCTGACGTACCGATGGAGCAGTGAGTTATGGCAGCTAAAGAGGAACTGTATGCCAAAGTGACCCCACGGAGACAGCGCCAGAACCGGCCGAACACCATTAAACATGGGTCCACTCTGGACGTACTGCTGTCCATGGGCTTCCCCAAGACCAGGGCGTGAGTATACACAGCTTCACACACTGCTCACACCATTAAACACTGTAGAACTGACCATCAGCAGCCTGTCAAAGTTTTCCTTTATCTGCCTTTCGGCGTCAACATCAGCAGCTGATCAGCAGCATCTCTGCAGCTGGAAGGAGAGGCAGCGAGTCTGCTCAGCTGTGCGTGTTTGTTGATACATAATATCGCCCGTGGGGTCTTCTCAGATGACCCCCGTAAAGAAAAATGCTACAGCAGCTTTATACAGTAGGACTTCGGCTTATCTATTGTGCCATGcgtgactttttttcttttctttctgcaaTGCTGCAGAAAGTATTTAGTCCAACAATATGAACGCAAGCTACTCAATTTCAGCTAAAAAAAGACAGCTACAATGACTTAAGCTCAAGTGTTGCAAACCCAAGTACCTCAGTGCTGCCGTGCACGCACCTGTCCATGTGTTGTTTGGTCTTCTTCCCACTACTAAGGTAATAAAAAATGACAGGAGATGTTTAGTGTTGTCTGAGGCagtctttttttgcttttgtttgttttttcaatgagAAGCTGACTCCCTGGGCCTCTCCTGGATGTGCCTCTCAATACTTCTTTTCATTCATCCCTGAGCAAAGAAGTTGCCAGGAAACAAGCAGTACTGGCTTGTGACTGTAGTCTGTTGATTATGTAATTATACTGGAAAATGACAATGTGTGGTCTGCTTGCTACTATTGCACCCCCCACTcccaaaaaaaatcatataaataACAAATATTTCTTA from Oreochromis niloticus isolate F11D_XX linkage group LG10, O_niloticus_UMD_NMBU, whole genome shotgun sequence includes the following:
- the f11r.1 gene encoding F11 receptor, tandem duplicate 1 isoform X1, whose translation is MANLKGSVGIGQYRLSCCNSLWCSARLFENHLYRKTNKKGVSGYTVTTSNANVQVEENKGVDLTCAHSGDFGSNVLLRWKFKDRKGSQVFVVHDGKPTAPYANRLTVYGGSNLRFTTVTRKDTGVYTCEITSGDKTQVGETNVNLTVLVPPSVPYCIVPSSVTTGRTATMYCSDESASPPPTYKWYKNNVLLPDNPSNVAGFKNATYRLNPKTGVLEFPAAAKTDTADYYCESVNSAGPAQRCRAMKMEVRDLNAGGIAAGVIIALLLVALLIFAIWFAKKKGYLPAKKESSSKMNASYHPPPSGDDADFTQKSSFVV
- the f11r.1 gene encoding F11 receptor, tandem duplicate 1 isoform X2 — its product is MTVRGVLWLLLFSGAAIGVSGYTVTTSNANVQVEENKGVDLTCAHSGDFGSNVLLRWKFKDRKGSQVFVVHDGKPTAPYANRLTVYGGSNLRFTTVTRKDTGVYTCEITSGDKTQVGETNVNLTVLVPPSVPYCIVPSSVTTGRTATMYCSDESASPPPTYKWYKNNVLLPDNPSNVAGFKNATYRLNPKTGVLEFPAAAKTDTADYYCESVNSAGPAQRCRAMKMEVRDLNAGGIAAGVIIALLLVALLIFAIWFAKKKGYLPAKKESSSKMNASYHPPPSGDDADFTQKSSFVV